A window from Balnearium lithotrophicum encodes these proteins:
- a CDS encoding flavodoxin family protein: protein MKVLGINGSHRKGSTLLLIEEAFKELEGFETEIISLSDYVLEYCKICNACKRNGGICIVKDGYEEIAQKMKEADAIIVGSPVYFGSVTGMLKTLFDRSRTLRVNWDLKDKVCGAIAVGATKHGGQEHTLQVILSWALIHGMIVVSDSDPTSHFGCAAVAKQVDDEFEIDEWGLKTARSLGKRIREVLELMKK from the coding sequence ATGAAAGTATTAGGAATTAACGGTTCTCACAGAAAGGGCTCTACGCTCCTTTTAATAGAGGAGGCTTTTAAAGAACTTGAAGGATTTGAAACAGAAATAATTTCTCTATCCGATTACGTTCTTGAATACTGCAAAATTTGTAATGCCTGTAAAAGAAACGGAGGAATTTGTATAGTTAAGGACGGTTACGAGGAAATAGCTCAAAAGATGAAGGAAGCGGACGCAATAATTGTTGGCTCTCCTGTTTACTTTGGCTCCGTAACTGGAATGCTCAAAACCCTCTTTGACCGCTCAAGAACTTTGAGGGTAAACTGGGATTTAAAGGACAAAGTTTGTGGAGCAATTGCAGTAGGAGCAACAAAACACGGTGGACAGGAGCATACACTTCAGGTAATTCTCTCATGGGCCTTAATTCATGGAATGATTGTTGTCTCAGACTCCGACCCTACATCACACTTTGGGTGTGCAGCAGTAGCAAAGCAGGTTGATGATGAGTTTGAGATTGATGAATGGGGCTTAAAAACAGCAAGGAGTTTGGGAAAGAGAATAAGGGAGGTTTTAGAATTAATGAAGAAATAA
- a CDS encoding transglycosylase domain-containing protein: MLRLFLLTLVAVITLFQPSLASKSYEMKLMPPFASEVYGNNGKIIGFYYQKHFRLYTPYDKVPLNLVYAVVTAEDDRFFSHKGIDPIGILRAAITDVSRGKVVQGGSTITQQLAKMIFLSPQRTIERKLKEIELARKLEKKLTKEEILELYLNYVYLSNGAYGVRAAAWVLFGEDLYQLTTAQCALLAGIIRGPEYYNPFKHPERALKRRNFILKKMLEKNYITKDEYEKAIKEPLTPLKSPNLPRTAGYDLDFVKYEILKKGILTKRELYTGGYKIFTSLDPEIENYAQEILKNYRDFYANKHKVDDLQCAGFAVDRDGRVIFIVGGSNYSETKLNRAFQVQRPIGSTAKPFTYLTAFQNGWSPLDFISNQPIEKPTDKFDPKTGERVWWRPQNYEGTFSPFMTLREALMNSVNVATLHLAMEFPQKVRKNLIKFELIDKNSPFNLSYVLGSFPSNLYRVVRAFSGLQNDGILKEPYVVEKVENKFGRVVYRGFPKLKRASDTASVVILRSILEDVVKRGTAKTISYLTKDFDVAGKTGTTNDFKDAYFTGFTTSFVMSIWFGRDSYQTMWRGAAGGVVSAPPWGKIAEKICEKYGCGRFEPPYEEIVKNYPPPSHFPEKEMEEIYYDNLINQLEEEELVGEDNSSSDRR; the protein is encoded by the coding sequence ATGCTACGTTTGTTTCTTTTAACACTTGTTGCCGTAATTACACTCTTTCAACCTTCACTCGCTTCAAAATCCTACGAAATGAAACTCATGCCCCCTTTTGCTTCAGAAGTTTACGGAAACAATGGAAAAATTATTGGCTTTTACTATCAAAAACACTTTAGGCTGTACACCCCCTACGACAAAGTTCCCTTAAACCTGGTATATGCCGTAGTTACCGCTGAGGATGATAGATTCTTCAGCCACAAGGGTATAGACCCAATAGGGATTTTAAGGGCTGCAATCACAGACGTTAGTAGAGGAAAGGTTGTTCAGGGAGGAAGTACAATAACTCAACAACTTGCAAAGATGATTTTTCTCTCTCCACAGAGGACAATAGAGAGGAAGTTGAAGGAGATTGAGCTTGCAAGGAAGTTGGAAAAAAAACTAACGAAGGAAGAAATTTTAGAGCTCTACCTCAACTACGTTTACCTTTCAAACGGAGCCTACGGAGTTAGGGCAGCTGCCTGGGTTTTATTTGGAGAGGACCTCTATCAACTTACAACTGCCCAGTGTGCTCTCCTTGCTGGAATAATAAGAGGACCAGAGTACTACAATCCCTTTAAACATCCTGAGAGAGCTCTAAAAAGGAGAAACTTTATACTGAAGAAAATGTTAGAGAAAAACTACATAACAAAGGATGAGTACGAGAAAGCCATTAAGGAACCTTTAACTCCTCTCAAATCCCCAAATCTTCCAAGAACTGCCGGCTACGATTTGGACTTTGTTAAGTACGAGATTCTTAAAAAGGGAATTCTTACAAAGAGGGAGCTCTACACGGGTGGTTACAAAATATTTACATCTTTAGACCCAGAAATTGAAAACTACGCTCAGGAAATTTTGAAAAACTACAGGGACTTCTATGCGAATAAACACAAGGTTGATGACCTTCAGTGTGCAGGGTTTGCCGTTGACAGGGACGGAAGAGTTATCTTTATCGTCGGTGGAAGTAATTACTCAGAAACAAAGTTAAACAGAGCTTTCCAAGTCCAAAGGCCTATCGGTTCCACTGCAAAACCCTTTACATATCTGACAGCATTTCAAAATGGCTGGTCTCCACTGGACTTTATCTCTAACCAGCCTATAGAGAAACCTACAGACAAGTTTGACCCAAAGACGGGAGAGAGAGTCTGGTGGAGGCCTCAGAACTACGAAGGAACATTTTCCCCTTTTATGACCCTCAGAGAGGCACTAATGAACTCCGTTAATGTTGCAACACTCCATCTGGCAATGGAGTTTCCTCAAAAGGTGAGGAAAAACTTAATCAAGTTTGAATTGATAGATAAAAACTCTCCCTTTAACCTTTCATACGTTTTAGGAAGCTTCCCATCGAACTTATACAGGGTTGTAAGGGCTTTTTCAGGACTACAGAACGATGGAATATTAAAGGAACCTTACGTTGTTGAAAAGGTTGAAAACAAATTTGGAAGAGTGGTTTATCGGGGATTTCCAAAGCTAAAGAGGGCTTCAGATACCGCTTCAGTAGTAATTCTAAGGTCGATTTTAGAGGATGTAGTAAAGAGGGGAACGGCTAAAACAATATCCTACCTAACAAAGGATTTTGACGTTGCCGGAAAGACCGGGACTACAAACGACTTTAAAGATGCTTACTTTACAGGTTTTACCACATCGTTCGTAATGAGCATTTGGTTTGGAAGGGACAGCTACCAAACAATGTGGAGAGGAGCAGCAGGTGGAGTTGTTTCAGCTCCTCCATGGGGTAAAATAGCCGAGAAAATTTGTGAAAAGTACGGATGCGGTAGGTTTGAACCTCCTTACGAGGAGATAGTTAAAAACTATCCTCCACCCTCCCACTTCCCTGAGAAAGAGATGGAGGAAATTTACTACGACAACTTAATTAACCAGTTAGAAGAGGAGGAGTTAGTTGGAGAGGATAATAGCAGTTCCGATAGAAGATGA
- a CDS encoding DNA gyrase subunit A: MKQSYLDYAMSVIVGRALPDIRDGLKPVHRRILYSMYQLNLYPDKPYKKSARIVGETLGKFHPHGDTAVYDALVRMAQDFSMRYPLIDGQGNFGSIDGDSAAAMRYCVTGDTLITTDRGIIPISELAETEENSEVEINVKVQSLNGKVNRAVKFFNSGKHPVIKITTEEGFEIKGSFNHPILTFTVENNRPVFKWKLLKRVSEGDYVIINRNFNNINPSQDLVSPEEAFLLGALTSEGYSSENRVGFNNTDKEFAKKVEENIKTLGYRLCRYERELPSGKTLVEIQVHEKHFIENLKLLGFSGKSGEKGIPPAILMSGKKVQRLFLQALFEGDGSVYETNRSVVISYSSKSLRLIKELQILLLHFGIVSKIHPDRENFRLLIGGRENVKLFKDFIGFAGEKQKKLEELYQKLLKDKKGSLSKTDFIPFISEYIRNKYNIWWIKKINFDRYDRLQQNLPKLRKVLSYKDISLIEELLKNRYYFAKVKKIEDAGVETVYSVKVDSPCHSFVANGFINHNTEARLSRISMELLKDIEKDTVDFKPNFDGSLEEPEVLPARFPNLLVNGASGIAVGMATNIPPHNLKEVCEAVKYLVDHPEAVTEELLQFVKGPDFPTGAEVINPEDIPKIYKSGRGSVTVRAKHRIEEIGRRTAIVITELPYQVNKADLIKKIADLVREKKIDGISDIRDESDREGIRVVIELKREATPQVVLNKLYKFTPLQTNFNYNMIALINGEPKLFNLKKYLSEFIKFRKEVILRKTAFLLKKAESRLHVLEGLKRALQNIDRVVEIVKGAESPQLAQEELSKEFGLTETQTKAILDMKLQRITGLEREKLEEEYNKLKKEAEYYRFVLENEEEQKRLIKEEMDELISTYADERKTLIISKEAEIDVESMIEEEEVLIFLTHKGFVARVSATSYRTQGRSGTGVRGIRTREGDFVKDVITASSKDYLLIFTNQGKVYWLKAYEIPKMERPSRGHSIRNFLPGMSGNEIVSRIIPVSDFSVKRDIFFVTQKGYVKRTPLSEFSNPRSTGINAINLEPGDRLIFVGLVSEKDNAILVSRNGKAIRFPVQDVRQMGRGARGVRGMLLDENDVVVSATIVEPDDRYLLIVTEKGYGKRVKIDEFPLQRRGGKGLIASKLSERTGKLAYAVTLKDGEPVILVSKKGKIIRVKSEDIPVYGRHTRGVRIQRLSEGDSVVSVSVVTSEDGGEDD, translated from the coding sequence ATGAAGCAGTCCTACCTGGACTATGCAATGAGCGTAATTGTCGGGAGAGCTCTCCCCGACATCAGGGACGGTTTAAAGCCCGTTCACAGGAGAATTCTCTACTCGATGTACCAGCTTAACCTATATCCGGATAAGCCCTACAAAAAGAGTGCCCGTATAGTTGGGGAAACGTTGGGTAAGTTCCACCCCCACGGTGATACTGCCGTTTACGATGCACTGGTCAGAATGGCTCAGGACTTTTCAATGAGGTATCCCCTCATTGACGGTCAGGGAAACTTCGGCTCAATAGACGGTGACTCTGCAGCGGCAATGAGGTACTGTGTAACTGGAGATACCCTCATAACCACAGATAGGGGAATAATTCCCATATCCGAATTGGCAGAAACGGAGGAAAATTCGGAAGTAGAGATAAATGTAAAGGTTCAGTCTCTAAACGGGAAAGTAAACAGAGCAGTGAAATTCTTCAACTCCGGTAAACACCCTGTTATTAAAATCACAACGGAAGAGGGATTTGAGATAAAGGGAAGCTTTAACCACCCAATTCTTACCTTTACTGTAGAAAACAACAGACCCGTCTTCAAGTGGAAGCTCCTAAAAAGGGTATCTGAGGGAGATTACGTCATAATAAACCGAAATTTTAACAACATTAATCCCTCCCAGGACTTGGTTTCTCCAGAGGAAGCCTTTCTCCTCGGAGCTCTTACCTCTGAAGGCTACAGCTCAGAAAATAGGGTCGGATTTAACAATACGGACAAGGAGTTTGCAAAGAAAGTTGAAGAGAACATAAAAACTTTGGGCTATCGGCTATGCAGGTATGAAAGAGAGTTACCCAGTGGAAAAACGTTAGTTGAAATTCAAGTACACGAAAAACATTTCATAGAAAATCTTAAGCTGTTAGGATTTTCAGGGAAAAGTGGAGAAAAGGGCATCCCTCCAGCCATTTTAATGTCCGGAAAGAAAGTACAGAGACTCTTTCTGCAAGCCCTTTTTGAGGGTGACGGCAGCGTTTACGAAACTAACAGGTCTGTTGTTATCTCCTACTCCTCAAAGAGCCTAAGGCTTATAAAGGAACTTCAAATCCTTCTCCTACACTTTGGAATAGTTTCCAAAATTCACCCAGACAGAGAAAACTTCAGACTTTTAATAGGAGGAAGGGAAAACGTAAAACTATTTAAGGATTTCATAGGTTTTGCAGGGGAAAAACAGAAAAAATTGGAGGAGCTATATCAGAAATTACTAAAGGACAAAAAGGGAAGCCTCTCTAAGACAGACTTTATACCATTTATTTCCGAATACATTCGGAATAAATATAACATCTGGTGGATTAAGAAGATAAACTTTGATAGGTACGATAGGCTTCAGCAAAACCTGCCGAAGTTAAGGAAAGTCCTAAGCTACAAGGACATCTCGCTGATAGAGGAACTCCTTAAAAACAGGTACTACTTTGCAAAGGTAAAGAAGATAGAGGATGCAGGAGTAGAAACAGTTTACTCCGTTAAAGTTGACAGTCCTTGCCACTCCTTTGTTGCCAACGGATTTATAAACCACAACACCGAAGCAAGGCTTTCAAGAATTTCTATGGAGCTCCTTAAGGACATAGAAAAGGACACAGTTGACTTTAAGCCAAACTTTGACGGCTCCCTTGAAGAACCGGAAGTTCTCCCTGCAAGGTTTCCGAACTTGCTGGTAAACGGAGCCTCAGGAATTGCAGTTGGAATGGCAACAAACATTCCTCCCCACAACCTAAAGGAGGTTTGCGAGGCCGTTAAGTACTTGGTTGACCACCCAGAAGCTGTAACTGAGGAACTCCTTCAGTTTGTTAAGGGACCTGACTTTCCCACAGGTGCTGAGGTAATAAATCCCGAAGACATTCCAAAAATCTACAAGAGCGGCAGGGGAAGTGTAACGGTAAGGGCAAAACACAGGATTGAGGAGATAGGAAGGAGGACGGCAATTGTAATTACGGAGCTCCCCTATCAGGTAAACAAAGCGGACCTAATCAAGAAGATTGCAGACCTTGTCAGGGAAAAGAAGATAGACGGAATTTCGGACATAAGGGATGAATCGGACAGGGAAGGGATAAGGGTTGTTATAGAGCTGAAGAGGGAAGCTACTCCTCAGGTTGTTCTGAATAAGCTCTACAAGTTCACCCCACTCCAAACGAACTTCAACTACAACATGATTGCTCTCATCAACGGAGAACCGAAACTGTTTAACTTAAAGAAGTATCTATCTGAATTTATAAAGTTTAGAAAAGAGGTCATTCTAAGGAAAACGGCCTTTCTTCTTAAGAAGGCCGAGTCAAGGCTCCACGTATTAGAGGGATTGAAGAGGGCTCTCCAAAACATAGATAGGGTTGTTGAAATTGTTAAGGGTGCAGAGAGCCCCCAGTTGGCACAGGAGGAACTCTCTAAGGAATTTGGTTTAACGGAGACTCAAACTAAAGCAATCCTTGACATGAAACTCCAGAGAATTACAGGACTTGAGAGGGAAAAGTTAGAGGAGGAGTATAACAAACTCAAAAAGGAAGCCGAGTACTACAGGTTTGTTTTGGAGAACGAAGAGGAGCAGAAGAGGCTGATAAAGGAAGAGATGGACGAATTAATTTCAACCTATGCCGACGAGAGAAAAACACTGATAATTTCAAAGGAAGCAGAGATAGACGTTGAATCAATGATTGAGGAAGAAGAGGTTTTAATCTTCCTCACTCACAAGGGATTTGTCGCAAGGGTTTCTGCTACATCCTACAGAACTCAGGGAAGGAGCGGAACTGGAGTTCGGGGAATAAGAACGAGGGAAGGAGATTTCGTTAAGGACGTTATAACTGCCTCCTCAAAGGACTACCTACTCATATTCACAAATCAGGGAAAGGTCTACTGGCTCAAGGCTTACGAAATTCCAAAGATGGAGAGGCCTTCAAGGGGACATTCGATTAGAAACTTTCTCCCTGGAATGTCAGGAAATGAAATTGTTTCAAGAATAATTCCTGTAAGTGACTTTTCCGTTAAAAGGGACATCTTCTTCGTTACTCAGAAGGGATACGTGAAGAGGACTCCCCTTTCTGAGTTTTCAAACCCCCGTTCAACGGGAATAAATGCCATTAATTTGGAACCTGGAGACAGATTAATCTTTGTAGGTCTGGTAAGCGAAAAGGACAATGCCATTTTGGTTTCAAGAAATGGAAAAGCCATAAGGTTTCCCGTTCAGGACGTTCGCCAGATGGGGAGGGGAGCAAGAGGAGTTAGGGGAATGCTTTTAGATGAAAACGATGTCGTTGTTTCTGCAACAATAGTTGAGCCGGACGATAGATACCTACTAATTGTTACTGAAAAGGGATACGGAAAACGGGTTAAGATTGACGAGTTCCCTCTCCAGAGAAGGGGAGGAAAGGGACTCATTGCTTCAAAGCTCTCCGAAAGGACGGGTAAGCTCGCCTATGCCGTTACGTTAAAGGATGGAGAACCTGTAATTTTAGTTTCCAAGAAAGGGAAAATTATTAGGGTTAAGAGCGAGGATATTCCCGTTTACGGAAGGCACACAAGGGGAGTCAGAATACAAAGGCTTTCAGAGGGTGATTCTGTAGTTTCCGTGTCCGTTGTTACATCTGAGGATGGAGGAGAGGATGATTGA
- the serS gene encoding serine--tRNA ligase, protein MIDVKRLRREPERIKELLSRRDKAYAELVDELLAVDGERRALISEVEKLKSERNRLSKEIGKLFKEGRKEDALNLKSKVEEISDRIVQLERELSQIEEKFNSLILSIPNPPHPSVPVGEDENDNVVVRYWGEKPEFDFEPVPHWDIAKNLDILDFERATKLAGSRFVIYKKWGAKLERALINFMLDLHTQEHGYEEVIPPFLVNTKTMTGTGQLPKFKNDLYKVENDDLWLIPTAEVPLTNIHSGEILSEKELPKYYTAYTPCFRREAGAHGRDVRGIMRLHQFNKVELVKIVHPDTSYEELERLVREAERVLQLLNLHYRVVELCTGDLGFSAAKTYDIEVWIPSQERYREISSCSNCEDFQARRAKIRFRDKEGKTRLVHTLNGSGLAVGRTVIAILEQYQQKDGSVVVPEVLRDYMKLNVITP, encoded by the coding sequence ATGATTGATGTAAAGCGATTAAGAAGGGAGCCTGAGAGGATAAAGGAACTTCTATCAAGGAGGGACAAAGCTTACGCTGAGTTGGTTGATGAGCTGTTAGCCGTTGACGGTGAAAGGAGAGCTCTCATAAGTGAGGTTGAGAAGTTAAAGTCTGAGAGGAACAGACTATCTAAGGAGATTGGAAAGCTATTCAAGGAAGGAAGAAAGGAAGATGCTTTAAATCTCAAATCAAAAGTTGAGGAGATTTCAGATAGAATCGTTCAGTTGGAGAGGGAACTTTCTCAAATAGAGGAGAAGTTTAACAGTCTGATTTTGTCAATTCCCAACCCTCCACACCCTTCAGTTCCCGTTGGTGAGGATGAAAACGACAACGTTGTTGTTAGATACTGGGGGGAAAAGCCAGAGTTTGATTTTGAGCCAGTTCCCCACTGGGACATAGCCAAAAATCTTGACATACTTGACTTTGAAAGGGCAACAAAGTTGGCAGGTTCAAGGTTCGTCATATACAAAAAGTGGGGAGCTAAGTTAGAGAGGGCCCTAATCAACTTTATGCTTGACCTTCATACTCAGGAGCACGGCTACGAAGAGGTAATTCCCCCCTTCTTGGTAAACACAAAAACGATGACAGGTACGGGACAGCTACCAAAGTTTAAGAACGACCTGTACAAAGTAGAAAACGACGACCTTTGGCTCATTCCAACTGCAGAGGTTCCGCTAACAAACATCCACTCTGGTGAAATACTAAGTGAGAAGGAGCTTCCAAAGTACTACACAGCTTATACTCCCTGTTTTAGAAGGGAGGCAGGAGCCCATGGAAGGGACGTTAGGGGAATAATGAGGCTTCACCAATTTAACAAGGTTGAACTTGTGAAAATTGTTCACCCGGATACCTCCTACGAAGAGCTTGAGAGGCTTGTAAGGGAGGCAGAGAGGGTTTTACAGCTTTTAAACCTCCACTACAGGGTTGTGGAGCTCTGTACCGGAGATTTAGGATTTTCGGCTGCAAAGACGTACGATATTGAAGTCTGGATTCCTTCTCAGGAGAGGTACAGGGAGATTTCCTCCTGTTCGAACTGTGAGGATTTTCAGGCACGAAGAGCCAAAATTAGGTTCAGGGATAAGGAAGGAAAAACAAGGTTGGTCCATACGCTCAACGGTTCCGGTTTGGCCGTTGGAAGGACAGTTATAGCTATTTTAGAGCAGTACCAGCAGAAGGACGGCTCTGTAGTTGTTCCCGAAGTTTTAAGGGACTACATGAAATTGAACGTTATAACTCCTTAA